In Actinomadura citrea, a single window of DNA contains:
- a CDS encoding amino acid ABC transporter permease has protein sequence MNVITDHLGEFGDGLLLTVELTLLALAGALATGTAVAAMRVSPVRVLRAAGMAYVEVLQNIPLLVWLVIAVFGLPEIGVIAGLFTTSVVVIALYQGAYTAEAIRSGINAVPAGQGEAARALGLTFVQSLRLVVLPQALRTVVQPLGNIAIMTLMNTALAAAVGVVELTAAANRVNLAEAQPIWIFVTAGLAYMALSGVFGLVTGGLERKLAILR, from the coding sequence TCACCGACCACCTCGGGGAGTTCGGCGACGGCCTGCTGCTCACCGTCGAGCTGACGCTGCTGGCCCTCGCCGGAGCCCTCGCGACCGGGACCGCCGTCGCCGCGATGCGGGTCAGCCCGGTGCGCGTACTGCGCGCCGCCGGGATGGCCTACGTCGAGGTGCTGCAGAACATTCCGCTGCTGGTGTGGCTCGTCATCGCCGTGTTCGGGCTGCCCGAGATCGGGGTGATCGCCGGGCTGTTCACCACCTCGGTCGTCGTCATCGCCCTCTACCAGGGGGCGTACACGGCCGAGGCGATCCGCTCCGGGATCAACGCGGTGCCGGCCGGGCAGGGCGAGGCCGCCCGCGCGCTCGGGCTGACGTTCGTCCAGTCGCTGCGGCTGGTCGTCCTTCCGCAGGCGCTGCGGACGGTCGTCCAGCCGCTCGGCAACATCGCGATCATGACGCTGATGAACACGGCACTCGCGGCCGCGGTCGGCGTGGTCGAGCTGACCGCCGCCGCGAACCGGGTCAACCTCGCCGAGGCGCAACCGATCTGGATCTTCGTGACGGCGGGCCTGGCGTACATGGCGCTGTCGGGGGTCTTCGGCCTGGTGACCGGCGGCCTGGAACGGAAGCTGGCGATCCTGCGATGA
- a CDS encoding amino acid ABC transporter permease, which translates to MSSSRLLFDEPGPRARRRIRIATALTLLGGAVLVALALRQFGENGQLAADRWRPYGTWPMWRYLLEGLRSTLYAAAVSIALAMAAGVALALGRLSPARWLRVPSAAYVEIVRTVPALLLVYVVLFALPRYGLDLPLFWKLVVPLAVSNAAAFAEIFRAGIRSVERGQLEAGLALGLTRGRAMRLVVLPQAARRVLPSLVSQSAGLLKDTSLGYVVSYAELLYSGKVLANYNHLLIQTYLVIALIYLVINASLAKLARTLEARQRTRPSRAVREAVPAARP; encoded by the coding sequence ATGAGCTCCTCGCGCCTGCTGTTCGACGAGCCGGGGCCGCGCGCCCGGCGCCGCATCCGGATCGCCACCGCGCTGACCCTGCTCGGCGGCGCCGTCCTGGTCGCGCTCGCGCTGCGCCAGTTCGGTGAGAACGGCCAGCTCGCCGCCGACCGGTGGCGCCCGTACGGGACGTGGCCGATGTGGCGGTACCTGCTGGAGGGGCTGCGCTCCACGCTCTACGCCGCGGCCGTGTCGATCGCCCTCGCGATGGCCGCCGGCGTCGCGCTCGCGCTCGGGCGGCTGTCGCCGGCGCGGTGGCTGCGCGTCCCGTCCGCGGCCTACGTCGAGATCGTCCGGACGGTTCCGGCGCTGCTGCTGGTCTACGTCGTGCTCTTCGCGCTGCCGAGGTACGGCCTCGACCTCCCGCTGTTCTGGAAGCTCGTCGTCCCGCTGGCGGTGTCCAACGCCGCCGCGTTCGCCGAGATCTTCCGGGCCGGGATCCGCTCGGTGGAGCGCGGGCAACTGGAGGCGGGCCTCGCACTCGGCCTCACCCGCGGGCGGGCGATGCGGCTGGTCGTGCTGCCGCAGGCGGCGCGGCGCGTCCTGCCGTCGCTCGTCAGCCAGTCGGCCGGGCTGCTGAAGGACACCTCGCTCGGCTACGTCGTCAGCTACGCCGAACTGCTCTACAGCGGGAAGGTGCTGGCGAACTACAACCACCTGCTCATCCAGACCTACCTGGTGATCGCGCTGATCTACCTGGTGATCAACGCGTCGCTGGCCAAGCTCGCGCGGACGCTGGAGGCGCGGCAGCGGACCCGTCCGTCCCGCGCCGTCCGCGAGGCCGTACCGGCGGCGCGACCGTGA
- a CDS encoding asparaginase produces the protein MYEVLAEVVRNGFVESRHYGSVAGFAPDGSLAHLRGAARETVLPRSTTKPFQALACLKAGAPLAGERLAIAAGSHTGEDFHVRTVEGILSDAGLGADALRCPPSWPEDEATRNALVRAGEGESRVRMNCSGKHAAMLAACVANGWPLDTYLDPSHPLQQLVRQVMADCAGEDPSPVAVDGCGAPLFGLTLTGLARAARSLVLAEDARPVADAMRAHPEYVGGTGHDNTEFMRALPGSVAKGGAEGVLVAATAEGRAVAVKVIDGSPRATTAIALRALAALGADTTPAGPLGTVPVLGGGRPVGEIRTIPEGRP, from the coding sequence ATGTACGAAGTACTGGCCGAGGTCGTGCGCAACGGCTTCGTCGAGAGCCGCCACTACGGCAGCGTCGCCGGGTTCGCCCCGGACGGCTCACTCGCCCACCTGCGGGGCGCCGCCCGGGAGACCGTCCTGCCGCGCTCCACGACCAAGCCGTTCCAGGCGCTCGCCTGCCTGAAGGCGGGCGCGCCGCTGGCCGGGGAGCGCCTCGCGATCGCGGCGGGCAGCCACACCGGCGAGGACTTCCACGTCAGGACCGTCGAGGGGATCCTCTCGGACGCGGGGCTCGGCGCGGACGCGCTGCGGTGCCCGCCGTCCTGGCCCGAGGACGAGGCGACGAGGAACGCGCTGGTCAGGGCGGGCGAGGGCGAGTCGCGGGTGCGGATGAACTGCTCCGGCAAGCACGCCGCCATGCTCGCCGCGTGCGTCGCCAACGGCTGGCCGCTCGACACCTACCTCGACCCGTCGCACCCCCTGCAGCAGCTGGTGCGGCAGGTGATGGCCGACTGCGCCGGGGAGGACCCCTCGCCCGTCGCGGTCGACGGGTGCGGCGCGCCGCTGTTCGGCCTGACCCTGACCGGCCTGGCCCGCGCCGCGCGGTCCCTCGTCCTGGCCGAGGACGCCCGCCCGGTCGCGGACGCCATGCGCGCCCACCCCGAGTACGTGGGCGGGACGGGACATGACAACACCGAGTTCATGCGGGCACTGCCCGGCTCGGTCGCCAAGGGCGGCGCGGAGGGCGTGCTCGTCGCCGCCACCGCCGAGGGCCGCGCCGTCGCGGTGAAGGTCATCGACGGCAGCCCCCGCGCCACCACCGCCATCGCGCTGCGCGCGCTCGCCGCGCTCGGCGCCGACACCACCCCGGCCGGCCCGCTGGGCACCGTTCCCGTCCTCGGTGGCGGGCGCCCGGTGGGCGAGATCCGCACCATCCCGGAAGGACGTCCGTGA